The Streptomyces sp. NBC_00691 genome has a segment encoding these proteins:
- a CDS encoding bifunctional serine/threonine-protein kinase/ABC transporter substrate-binding protein translates to MTEPHPELIAGRYQLVERIGQGGMGRVWRGLDLQLFGREVAVKQILFPPGMDDDDRAVLLRRFTGEARAAVTLSHPGVITVHDVVEHEGAPVIIMELIRGQSLAGAVRSHGRLPVRRVAEIGTVLLDALAEAHRARIVHRDIKPDNVLLTKDRVVLTDFGIAHLADATTKLSHSGIVIGTPQYMAPEQLEGKRPTPANDLWALGATLYHAVEGRPPFEVDGLHALAVAVFTSPHRPPVHAGPLTPVLDGLLTKDPARRLGASEAAELLASVLRAVSAPPTPTPTVLDSGASLGTPRPPVPDRPSTPPAPAPVPDRPSTPPAPAPVPVPQGEKPVTLDASLAPEHREPTSDQRRGLTRRAAVLGTALGVLTSGSLLTWVLTRDDDVARGGAGGSGAGNTPITVVIGVDAPLTGEMSSMGLGIRNSADLAVRTANESRHVPGVTFEIKALDDAADAAEGASNATRFVADEKVLGVVGPLNSSVARTLVPPLARAGVVTVSPGNTDPTLTLGPDWATGHTSRPHSTYFRTIATDVDQGPFAARYLYEAKKTRLYVIDDTSTHGTTLTAGFTDTFTELGGTVVGTEQVDPAERAFAGLAVRVRASGADAVYFGGYYDAAAPLSRQLEQAGVNVPLMGGDGIFDLRYPTENPEAEGDLATQIGVPAEESEAGQAFLARYRTANYPEPPGWYGPYAYDATWALVEAVKTVVTADGGRLPADAREKLARAVAGTAFEGVTGRVAFDGRGDTITRRLTAYVVDDGSWKVAPNGATP, encoded by the coding sequence GTGACCGAGCCACATCCCGAACTCATCGCCGGCCGCTACCAGCTGGTCGAACGCATCGGCCAGGGCGGCATGGGCCGGGTGTGGCGCGGCCTCGACCTGCAGCTCTTCGGACGCGAGGTCGCCGTCAAACAGATCCTGTTCCCGCCGGGGATGGACGACGACGACCGAGCCGTGCTGCTCCGGCGGTTCACCGGCGAGGCCCGTGCGGCGGTGACTCTCAGCCACCCCGGGGTCATCACCGTCCATGACGTCGTGGAGCACGAGGGAGCCCCCGTCATCATCATGGAGCTGATCCGCGGGCAGTCCCTGGCCGGTGCCGTCCGAAGCCACGGCAGGCTGCCCGTACGGCGGGTGGCGGAGATCGGCACCGTCCTGCTCGACGCCCTGGCCGAGGCGCACCGGGCGCGCATCGTCCATCGCGACATCAAGCCGGACAACGTGCTCCTGACCAAGGACCGTGTCGTCCTGACCGACTTCGGCATCGCCCACCTCGCCGACGCCACGACGAAGCTGAGTCACAGCGGAATCGTGATCGGCACCCCGCAGTACATGGCGCCGGAGCAGCTGGAAGGCAAGCGGCCGACTCCGGCCAACGACCTGTGGGCGCTCGGTGCGACCCTCTACCACGCCGTCGAGGGACGCCCGCCGTTCGAGGTGGACGGGCTCCACGCCCTCGCCGTGGCGGTGTTCACCAGCCCGCACCGGCCACCGGTCCACGCCGGGCCGCTGACCCCCGTCCTCGACGGGCTCCTCACCAAGGACCCGGCACGACGCCTGGGCGCCTCGGAGGCGGCCGAGCTGCTCGCGTCGGTGCTGCGGGCCGTCTCGGCTCCACCCACGCCTACGCCGACGGTCCTCGACTCCGGGGCCTCCCTCGGCACTCCACGCCCACCCGTCCCCGACCGGCCGTCGACCCCGCCGGCGCCCGCGCCCGTCCCCGACCGGCCGTCCACCCCGCCGGCGCCCGCGCCCGTCCCCGTGCCTCAGGGCGAGAAGCCGGTCACGCTCGACGCGTCGCTCGCCCCGGAGCACCGGGAGCCGACGTCGGACCAGCGGCGGGGACTCACCCGGCGCGCCGCGGTCCTGGGTACGGCGCTGGGGGTGCTGACCTCGGGGTCCCTCCTGACGTGGGTCCTCACCCGCGACGACGACGTCGCCCGCGGAGGCGCGGGCGGCAGCGGCGCCGGGAACACCCCCATCACGGTGGTGATCGGTGTGGACGCGCCCCTGACCGGCGAAATGTCCTCGATGGGCCTCGGCATCAGGAATTCCGCCGACCTCGCGGTCAGGACCGCCAACGAGTCCCGGCACGTGCCCGGCGTGACCTTCGAGATCAAGGCCCTGGACGACGCGGCCGATGCCGCCGAGGGAGCCTCCAACGCCACCCGGTTCGTGGCCGACGAGAAGGTTCTGGGCGTCGTCGGCCCGCTCAACTCCTCCGTGGCCCGGACGCTGGTGCCCCCGCTCGCGCGGGCGGGCGTGGTCACCGTGTCACCGGGGAACACCGATCCCACGCTGACCCTGGGCCCCGACTGGGCCACGGGCCACACGTCCCGTCCCCACTCCACCTACTTCCGCACGATCGCCACGGACGTCGACCAGGGGCCGTTCGCCGCCCGGTACCTGTACGAGGCGAAGAAGACCAGGCTCTACGTGATCGACGACACGAGCACCCACGGCACCACGCTCACCGCCGGTTTCACGGACACGTTCACCGAACTCGGCGGGACCGTCGTGGGCACCGAGCAGGTCGACCCCGCGGAACGCGCCTTCGCGGGCCTCGCCGTGCGCGTACGGGCCTCAGGCGCCGACGCCGTCTACTTCGGCGGCTACTACGACGCCGCGGCGCCCCTGTCCCGGCAGCTCGAACAGGCGGGGGTGAACGTGCCCCTGATGGGTGGCGACGGCATCTTCGACCTGCGGTACCCCACGGAGAATCCGGAGGCCGAGGGCGACCTCGCGACCCAGATCGGCGTACCCGCCGAGGAGTCTGAGGCGGGGCAGGCGTTCCTCGCGCGCTACCGCACGGCGAACTACCCCGAACCGCCGGGCTGGTACGGCCCCTACGCCTATGACGCGACCTGGGCTCTCGTCGAGGCGGTGAAGACCGTCGTGACGGCCGACGGCGGCAGGCTCCCCGCCGACGCGCGGGAGAAGCTCGCGCGGGCGGTCGCCGGTACGGCCTTCGAGGGCGTCACCGGGCGCGTCGCCTTCGACGGGCGCGGCGATACGATCACCCGCCGCCTGACGGCGTACGTGGTGGACGACGGAAGCTGGAAGGTGGCACCGAACGGCGCCACCCCCTGA